The Deltaproteobacteria bacterium region CGCCTACATCGGCTCGTGCACGGGCGGGAAGCTGACCGACTTCGTGAACGCGGCGCGCGTGCTCCGCGGCCGGCGCGTGGCGGTCGACACCTTCCTCGTCCCCTCCACCACGGACGTCTCGCGCGGGCTCCGCACCGAGACCATCGACGGCCGCCCCCTGCTCGACATCTTCAGGGACGCCGGCTGCCAGATCTCGCTCGACGCCTCGTGCGCGGCGTGCCTGGGCGGGCCGCGCGATACCTTCGGTCGCATCAATGGCCCGGAGGTCTGCATCTCGACCACCAACCGCAACTTCCCCGGCCGCATGGGCGCGAAGGAAGGGCAGGTCTACCTCGCCTCGCCCTACACCGTCGCCGCCTCGGCGATCACCGGCCGCATCACCGATCCGCGGGAGCTCCTCCAATGACCGTCACGGGCCGCGTCTACGTCCTCGGCGACAACATCGACACCGACCAGATCATCCCGGCCGAGTACCTGAACCTGGTGCCGACCATCGCGGAGGAGTACCGCAAGCTCGGCAGCTACGCGCTCGCCGGCCTGCTGCTCCGGCCCGGCGATCCGCCCTTCGTCCCGCCGGGCAGCACGACGACGCCGTTCACGATCCTGGTCGCCGGGAAGAACTTCGGCTGCGGGTCGTCCCGCGAGCACGCCCCGATCGCCCTCGGCGCCGCGGGCGCCGAGGCCGTCGTGGCCGAGTCCTACGC contains the following coding sequences:
- a CDS encoding 3-isopropylmalate dehydratase — encoded protein: MTVTGRVYVLGDNIDTDQIIPAEYLNLVPTIAEEYRKLGSYALAGLLLRPGDPPFVPPGSTTTPFTILVAGKNFGCGSSREHAPIALGAAGAEAVVAESYARIFFRNCVATGELYPLETGERLVEAFRTGDEGVLDLDAATLTNRRTGTVHRLRPLGDAGPVIAAGGLFAYARQTGMIAAPPADDGPTVGAGPGAGPDD